The Danio aesculapii chromosome 11, fDanAes4.1, whole genome shotgun sequence region AAGATCCCAGAAAAATGTAAAGAGGCACCATAAAGAAGAACAGCTGAGGACATCATAAACACCTCACAACAGACAACGACCGAATTCACATGCCACATAATTGCAGCACAAAGGGAAATTTCAAGCTGACTTCATttatatacatgtacacacaatgtAGACACATGCTGGTAGGCTTActtcatttatatatttgatcAAAGGACTTACTGAGATGTACCAGGTGAAGTCTCGGTGCTGTTTGTTTTGGATTTTACAGAGCATGagtttgaagaagaaaaaattgaCTGTTGGAAAGCACAATAtgaaaaacaggaagaaaaaaTTGATAAGGCTTATTGTAGGCTTTTGTTTGATACATAAAATCATGAGTCAgaaaattaaaattattgccactaaattgtttttgttctaaaagCTTTTTCTGAATGCAAGTTTAGTCTGTTTGAGGCTATCTTGGGTTGTTTGTCttttgttgattaaaaaaaaatatggggATTGACGTAGATAACACATGAATGGCATTACTTTGATGCTTTTGGCACATTGTGCACATGtacttgaaaatgtgttttttaagggTTTATTTCTGCAATGCTCTTACAAGCTTGAATGCAGATCTTGAAATATTGAATATTCTATGACATCTGATGTACAACTGATTAAATATCCGTTTTCTACAGGTCTTTTTAATAGATTATTGGGTTACATATGAAATTATTGGGATATAGATTGGGTATGTCACTTTTGTTTGACATGCCAAATCTGTCATGTTACTCGCAGGTAATCaacaatatagtttttttttttactcaaatgattTAATTGGGATACAAGTGCATGTCATAAAATTATATggaaatttcttttttaaatcttttgtgAGATGCACATTATATGAGCTGTTGTACCTcaaatttattcacatttttaaaacatttgttaatttgcatattttaattatgtatgtAATATATGCTCCAAATTGTGTGTAAATAAAGATTGAACCAACTTAGTAATCTATATTAATATTCTGGAAGTATTTCTATGTTATGCAAGTCGGCTCTTAACTCttaaaactgtcataaaaatgattgtaaaagcttaaaaaaaataaagcttatacAATCAACCTTTTCCTGTTTTTTGTCTTTAAACCAATTTTACACTGGAAATTGATGTCTTCGTATCAGCAACTGCTCAAACTTATTACAATATCAAGGCAAGGCACTACAATAGcattcttttgtattttattattaatttttgtacAAAATTTTCCTAATCAAATTACATAAATTCTAAAACTCTTGGTGTTTTGTGATTTAGCCATTTCTGTGTCATGtattggtttatttttgttttccagCAGCTGCCCTTAAAGACAAAGAAAAGGAGGACCATGTAGAAGCCAAACCAGAAAAGGAGACTGCAACCCCTGACAAGAAAGCTCCCACCCCAAATGTTACTCCCAAAGGTGGTAAAAAGTCCCCTGGCTCTAAAGGGACAAAGACACCTGTTGCGGCCTCCTCTGTTCCCAAAGGCAAAACAAGTGCGACACCTGTGAGCAGTGGCAGAGAATTAAGAAAACAGCCGATACCACCGGCCAAAGCAAAGAAACCGGTACCTCCACCACCCCCAGTTCCACTTTTATCTCCATCAGGTCCTGGATCTCGTCACCATGCCTCTGGAGCTCTTCGCGTGACCAAGAGCACCTTTACTATACCCAAAAAACAGCCACAGGCAGGGCAAAAGGAATCTGCAGAGCCGGGTCCCTCACCCACCTCTAGAACCCCACCATCGTCACTGTCATCTACCCAACACCCACCACCTAAACCTACCCCTCCTGCTGCTCCTCCATCGGCACCACCCAACAACCAGATGAGATCCAACATCAGACGCTCACTGACTGATATTCTGTATAAAaggtgagagatttttttttgctcACTGGATCAAAATAGTGTCTGTTAATATGAAacttaatcaaaaatacacattaaaattgatcaaatttaaggtaaccaaaaaagaaaaaagtctgtAATATTGTAGTGCTTTTGCATTTTAGATGTTCTCCTGAATAGTCTATTTGCATGTTTTGATATGAAATTATTTGTAACTTTTCTGACACCTATTGTTTTGATAGGCATTTTTAATATTCTATTTGTTGTTGTGCCACAGAGTGAGTGACAGTGATGATCTCTCAATGTCTGAGAGCGAAGTGGGAAAGTTGGCCGTAGGCATTGAGAAGGAGATGTTTAACCTTTGCATGAACACTGATAACAAGTACAAAAACAAGTACAGATCCCTTATGTTCAACCTCAAGGATCCCAAAAACAAGGTTAATCACTTTTGTTGAATAGAAAATTGGTCTCAATCAGCTTGATGAAATTAGTTATACTGATAGTTCTGTTCTTTTACTTCACTGTGCGATAGGGCCTGTTCTACCGCGTAGTTGGGGGAGAAATCAGTCCTTTTAGGCTGGTGAGACTGAGTCCAGAAGAACTTCTGTCCAAGGAGCTGTCAGACTGGAGAAAATCTGAGAGCTCTGAGGTAAAATGAGTATTGAGTTTGTTGGTGTAAATTTAAATGATTGCCATGCTGTTTACATAAATTGTGTATGTATACAGAAGAGTTTGGATAAAAGTGGAAGATCCCAGTCAGGACAGCTCAAAAGTGGATCCAGACAGGAGGCTACTCCCCTAGATATTGATATGGAGGAAGCTCCTCCAATGTCTGACGGAGATGTATGTATGCCTGCCACTTCCCAATCTCCTCACTTGGCTTCTGCTGCTGTAAGTGCTAGCTTTCTTGCTTTCCTGATGTGTATGTTCTTTCACACACCTCTCTGAATGTCTCCTTCGTTTCAGTTTCGCAAAGCGACTTGCTTTTCTCATAACTGCCTAGTACtcgtaatgtttttttcttcacatGAATGTTGATTGTTGAGTGAGAATATCAAGTGATTTTAGTTTTTACTGActtatgtttctgtgtgtgtgtgtgtatgtatgtatgtgtatgtatgtgtgtgtatatatatatatatatatatatatatatatatatatatatatatatatatatatatatatgatctttaattttttcttttaaattgtttattttgaacaggACTCCCAAGAGGACACACGACCAACTTCAGCACCAGCTTCTACTGGGAAAGGTAACTCGATGCCAGATATCTTTAGTAGTATGCTGAAAGACACCACAGCAGAGCACCGGGCTCATCTCTTTGACCTGAACTGCAAGATCTGTACAGGTGGGATTATTTCACCACAAAAAAGTCACTTACTATCTGGAAAGAACTGTTGATtgaatttatatctatatatttgtaattgctaataattcaaatgaactttTCAGGCCAGAAGTCTGCAGAGGATGAACCGCCATCTAAGAAAACCAAAATGTCTGCACCTAAAAAGCCAGAGCCATCTTTTAAGTCTAAACCAGAGCCACGACCATCCAAACCCCCTGCTGATTTCCCTCAAGTTTCCTCTCATTCTGGTCATGAGACAACTTTACCTGATTCAACGACTGTGATGGAAGATCTGAGCAGTGTTTTTCCTGTAGTTCAGGCCCCAGTGGCTGCTGCTGTACCGGCAGTGTCTTCTGTAACAATAACTCGAAGGGACCCTCGTACTGCTGGTCACCGATCATCTGTGCCACAAATAGTTCCTGATGTTGTTCCTACTATGCCAGCAAATGTTCCCATCTCTGTTGAACCTGCAGTTGTGGAAGCAAAGGTTCCTTTGCCAATGCCCCCTCCTGCCCCAGCATCTCTAGCCAGACCTGTGGTGCCAAAACCAACTAGGTACATCACTCtgtttaatataatacatattagatatttaatatctaaatatctttttaatatctaaacgtctctctctctctctctagcttGCTGCTAATTGAGTAATATTTGTAATTCTGTTGTGTTTTCATCAGTGAGCCCCCTCCTGAAGGTGAAACTGCTTTGTTTTTGTCTGGACAAGAAATGATGTGGAAAGGATTCATAAACATGCACTCCGTGGCCAAGTTTGTCACAAAAGCCTACTTGGTTTCTGGATCGTTTGAACATATTAAAGAGGTCTGTTTCATTTAAGAGTCTTCATATTACTTTGTGGGATTCATGTTAAGTTGGTTcatttaacaactgtttattttatttgcaggaCTTGCCTGACACCATTCACATTGGTGGTAGAATATTACCGCACACTGTGTGGGATTATGTGGGAAAGTTGAAGACTTCATTATCGAAAGTATGAAAAAATGAACTCTAACTTGTACTTTAATTATATGTTGATTGCTGGGGGGTTTTTTTGATACGGAGTGTTGTTCTTTTTTCAGGAACTAAGTCTTATTCGTTTCCATCCAgcgactgaggaggaggaggtggcATACGTGTCTCTGTTTTCTTATTTCAGTAGCCGCAAGCGATTTGGAGTAGTGGCAAATGGCAACAAGCGAATTAAAGACCTTTACCTCATCCCTCTAAGTTCAAAAGATCCACTTCCTTCAAAGCTTCTGCCGTTTGATGGTCCAGGTAAGCATACACAATCATTTTTGAAAATCTCTATGAAAAAAGTATGATTAAAGCCTGTCAGAACAGTTTATTCTTTGAATGGAAATCTTGTTTCACACAACATTTGCTATATTATTTTCTTTCAAACAGATTTGTTTTTTCGTGATGTTTTAGCAAATGGTCATGTATTTCCTTATAAAGTATTTCTGATTATGTCCTGGATCCAATTGAGATTTTCGTTTAGATATTTTTGTCAGTCTTATTTTTCCTAGGTTTATATTTTACTCTATGAATAAGTTTAATAATAAACTGGCGAGCTATAAATTTAACTAATGACAGCTAAACATTCTCTGAGACTAGCTGTAAGTTGTATGCTGGACCACATCTATTCCTTCAAAGAAAACAAGATGTCTGATCTGCCCAAGCAGTGATTATGATGTTCAACAACAAGTTTCTTATCCTGAGACAAATTGTTGCATGAAGTTTacataattagaaaaataatttaCAGAAAAAGAAACAATGGGTAATTGTTAGAGCTTTTAATGGTGTGTAAGAGAACCTTTATATTGCTGTAAATATTTTTAGATGGGAATTGTAGGTTGCATTGAGTATATTTCATATACTCATGCATATGTCTTGAAGGTTAATAAATTGAATAGGTTTTTACAGGTTGTGTTATCATTTTGTAGGATTCTGTATTTTATGGATCAAGCTCTTTCCTTCCTATTAAAGATCTACCTGAAATGTATAGAATATTGGTGTTATCTTAAAAAGCTGTAATGATACTTATCACAGAGCTGGAAATAATCAATTGTAAAATAATGCtgctttttcttctcttttttcagGGCTGGAACCAGCTCGTCCAAATCTGCTTTTGGGGTTGTTGATTTGCCAGAAAGACAAGAAACGTTCTGGAGCCCCTTTAGAGAATGAAGAAAAACGATCTAAAACGTTAAGAGATGAAGAGACGGGCCTTCCAAAACCATCTACGATTagtaaatctgaaataaaacaggACAAAGTTCATCGATCTAGTCTGGATGCTATAAGTACAACACCGCCAGGCTCCCCTCCACCCCTTGGTGTCGCAGATTCTTCAAGTTCTGTCTCTTCTGTGTTGTCCTTACTCTCCTCTGTGAAAGCAACTGGTGTCAGCACAGGCAGTAATTCTCCATCCTCTATTGCAGCATCTGCAGTTTCCTCCACACCACTTCAGACTATCCTGAAAACACTTTTTGGTAAAAAGAAGCAAGATTCTGATGTTTCATTATCACCTTCTGATCAAAGTGTTGCAGATGTCTCTCTGCCTTCAGTGTCCATGCTAGATCCAATTGTTCAGCAGTTTGCAATAATTAAGGGGAAAGAGGTAGTACAGGATGATAGACCATATGATCCTGAAGAAGAATATGATCCGGCCATTGGGTATGATACAGAAAACACCCATGATACAACAAAAGCATCTGCTGTTCAGCAAGCAGAGGTCTCGTCTGTGGTAGATGATGTTGCTTATGACCCTGAGGATGACTCTCTGTTTGATGAGGTTGAGACTGATCCAGGTTCAAAGAAATTACCTGAGCATCAAAAAGTGCTTGAAGATAAACAAATGGTGGAACAGAAGTATGAGGAACCAGTTCATCAGCACATACCAGAGACGTTAATTTCCCAGCCTATTACATCTCTGTTGGCTAACAATCAATTGCTTCAACTTGGCAAAAAGGTTGAAGAGATGGTGACAAAGGGTTCAGCTACTCCAGTAATTAACCAAAGAAGAGACCCAAGGCAGAGTAGAGACCCTAGACAGACAGCTGCAAGTAGAAGACAGATGTCTGATTCCACAGAAATGGAGGAGGAATCTTTTATTACTACAGACAAATCATCCACACAACAGGAAACAGAGATATCAGAAACCGAAACCTGCACTGCCACAGCTGCTGACACACAAACTCCTGAACTGGATCCTACTGAGGAAACATCAGTAGAGGAACCTTCAGAAGCTGCAGATATATCCATAATGCAAGTCACTAGCACCTTGGATTCAGTGCAGCCTGCCATTGTGGACCCTGAAGTATCCATGTCTGAGGAGGCAGGGGAGAGTAAGAAAGAAAGCAAGTGTGAAGAGATGCCTTTTTTTGATACAGAAAGCACAGAAGTTTCTATTCCGTTACTAGGGGAAAAAATTGACCCAGAGTTAGTTGAAAGTTATATGGACAAAGAACCTGAAGAGGAACACAAAACTAAGGATAATCCCATTGAGTCtgagttgaaaagttttgaagAGGTTTGGCCTAATTCTGCCAGTATTTTAAAAGTTGACCAAGCTTTGTCCACTGGACTGTCTGTTTCTCAAACTGATGAAGTTACATCAGTTGGGCACCCTATTGAGACCACTGCAACTACATATTATAACATTTCAACAATCAATACTTTATCTGCATCTGCACACTCAAGAATGCCACAAGATGTTATCCAAGACAACTCGTCTTATATGGAATCACTTAGTTCCCATATTCAACACATACCAACAACAAACCCTGCTAACATTCCACCTCCAATGTCTTTCCCTCCACGTATTGGACCTCCCCCTATTCTTGGTCCACCTCCCATACAAGGCCCTCCACCAATAACTGTTCCTCCACCCATGCATCTCCCTCCTCCAATGTCAGGACCGCTATCAATGCAGATTCCCCCAATGCAAGGTCCACCTCGTCCCCTTGGAGATAAGGATCATTCTCAATATCCACCACCATCTTCTTATCCACTATTCCAGAATCAATGGAGTAGCAATTCTCAGTTTGATGCTGCTCCTAGAGTTCCACTACCTCCAAACTTTACACCAAGAGGACCACCTCCATTCCAACCAATAGGTCAGAGAGGTCCACCTCCTCAGATATTTGATAATTCTATTAATTCACTGCCCCCTCAGCATATTGGACTGAGAGGACCACCTCCAGGCCCTCCACCACCTGGGCCACCCCTTCCCAATTTTGATGGACAAAGGTTTAATGGGCCTCCACCCCCATTTAATTTCTCTGCACCCAGAGGCCCACCTCCACCATTCCCCGGTCCCCCTCCAAATCATTTTGATAATAGAGCACCACCACCATCCCACTTCTCCGCTACAAGAGGTCCGCCTGCGCTTCATAACATTGTGGATCATGGCCCTTCATCTAGTATAACAAGAGGGTCTGCAGATCAGTTTGAAGATAGTGGAAACACTTATCGTCAGGGATTAGAGAAGCCCCAGATACTCCCACAAGTTTCTTCTTTTAGAGGCCCTCCACCAAACCCCTTTGATGGGCGAAGAGGACCTACAGGTCCTACAGGTGAAATATCAGGGCAGCGATTTCCACTTCCGAACCAATTTCGTAGTTCACCTCAGCATAGGGGATCTTTTGAGGAACCACGAGGAACTTCATCTCAAGACTTTGAAAGGCACCTGGGACTGGCAGTGCCGCAGTTTGGCGGGCCAAGAGGTCCACCACTGGGACATTATGATAAGGAAGCTGTTGGTCAGCCAATACGATTTAACTATAAAGATGATACTCAGAGTGACGTCCGAGATGCAAGAGATGTCCGGGACGCAAGAGACATTAGAGACATCCGGGATGCAAGAGACATCCGGGACCCTAGAGACATCCGGGACCCTAGAGACATCCGGGACCCTAGAGACATACGGGACATTAGAGACATCCGGGACGCAAGAGACATTAGAGATGTGCGCGACCCAAGAGATGTTCGAGACGTCCGGGACCCAAGAGATGTTCGGGATGTAAGGGACATCCGAGATGCAAGAGAAGTTCGAGACATCCGAGATGCAAGAGAAGTTCGAGACATCAGAGATGCAAGAGAAGTTCGAGACATCAGAGATGCAAGAGAGGTTCGAGACGCTAGAGAAGTTCGAGACGGCCGAGACACAAGAGAAGTTCGAGATGGCCGAGACGCAAGAGAAGTTCGAGACGTTCGAGACACAAGAGAGGTCCGAGACGCAAGAGAAGTCCGAGACATCAGAGATGCAAGAGATGTTCGAGACGTCCGAGAAGCAAGAGAAGTTCGAGACGTACGAGAAGCAAGAGAAGTTCGAGAAGTCCGAGAAGCAAGAGAAGTTCGAGACGTCCGAGATGCAAGAGAAGTTCGAGACGTAAGAGACGTCAGAGATCTAAAAGACATTCGAGACATCCGAGACATTAGAGATATTAGGCCTATTCGTGGACCTCTGCTACCAACACCTCCTGAAGGTCCTATACCAATACTGGCTCGTATAGGTGGACACAGCCCCGACACCCACCGTGATGAACCCTGGAGACGGCACTCCCCTGAAATGCGAAGACGAAGCTGTTCCAGCAGAGATGGTTCAGAGTCACATACCCGCCCAAGTAGATTTGAGGGTGGTCCACGTGACAGAGATGCCCCTTCAAGATTGTCAGAAGAGAGGCAGCGTGAATTGTCTGAGGACAGgaggagagacagagacagagaaagTGGTCATGGTGGACGATCATGGGCCTGGAATAGGGAACATGAGTATGACAGAGGCAAAGAAAGGGATCGGGAAAGAGACCGGAGCAGGGAAAGAGATAGGGAGCGGGGTCACAGCAGGGAAAGGGAGAGAGAACACAGCAAAGAGAGGGATCGCAGTAGAGGCAGAGAGTCTGACCGAGGCAAGGAGTCCGACCGAGGCAAGGAGTCCGACCGAGGCAAGGAGTCCGACCGAGGCAAGGAGTCCGACCGAGGCAAGGAGTCCGACCGAGGCAAGGAGTCCGACCGAGGCAAGGAGTCCGACCGAGGCAAGGAGTCCGACCGAGGCAAGGAGTCCGACCGAGGCAAGGAGTCCGACCGAGGCAAGGAGTCCGACCGAGGCAAGGAGTCCGACCGAGGCAAGGAGTCCGAACGAGGCAAGGAGTCCGACCGAGGCAAGGAGTCCGACAAATATGGAGATGGAGACAAAAGAAGAGACCGAGATCGAGACAGAGACCGAGAGCGTGGCAGGGAGAGAGAAGACAGAAAGGACCACGATCGAGACAGAGCGAaaaacagagacagagagagagaaaaagaccGTGACAGAGATCGGGATAGCAGGGACAGAAGGAGAGAACGCTCAAGGAGTCGTGAACGAGATCGTGGTAAAGAGCGTGACCGAAGAGATCGTGACAGAGAACGGGACAAAGATAGAGGCaaggagaaagaaagagacaGACGGGATAGAAGCAGGAgcaaagaaaggaaagatgacAGAAAGGAAAGATCTGACAGCTCAAGAGCAAAGTCTACAGATTCTGAAAACCCATCATAAAGGTCATTCATATTCAATCTTGAGTGATACTTTTTCCTTTCTAAATTTGCATGGGTTTGAACTTTGTGCTTAAGTCTCTTTTGTATATTTTCTTGCTGAATATTTTATGCTTTTTACTTACAAGCGTTGTACTTTGTATGTGATAATTTTGTCAGCACAACACTTTTTCTTGTAttgctattttaaagaaaactatgAAAACCTTAACAGATAAGGATAAAACAGGacatgtaaatatgtatgtatttgtgtaaatACAGGTACGTTTTTaactacttgtttttttttctaaatagagAGCTCATAAGCCATATAGCTTTGAAATTATGTTTAAAGGAAAAAATGTCTTCAAAAGAAGGTCTTTGTATGGTAAAAGCTTAACCAGCATTTAATGAATGTCTCTAAAGGCTATTGTTAATGATTGACCTCAGAGATTACATTTGTTCAATAAATTCTGTCATAATGAGTATCTTTAAGTTATTgaggtattttttttaattctttaaatgattaatttatggGCTGAATGGTCTGTTTATATAATGTAACAAATTAATGTAagtagttattattttttttaaacactgaagTAAACACTTTACAGTGCAGCAGGTTGATTAGGCATCACAGTCGTGAACAGCAGCAACTTAATCCAAAATTTATCATTCCACTCTAAgtagatttatatataaataaatatatatatatatatatatatatatatatatatatatatatatatatatatatatatatatatatatatatatatatatatatatatatatatatatatatacatacaggatttttttttcagctaatGCTGCCCATAATGCCTCGTGTGACTGTTACTAAAGAACTATAGGGGATATATCATAAAAGTTAACGGTCAGATTTCAAAACAGAAACaaagttattatttttgaatacatattttaaatatattctagAAGGGTCAGATAGGAACCGCCACACTAGGACACAGCTTTTAACAATTGTGCAAACTTGACAAATACAGTGATTggttatgtatgtatatgtttgttaTTGTCAGCAATATACTTTGTAAAAATAGTATACTTTTGCTTCACATTATGTTGTCAGTATGAGGTTCAACGTTTTGCACATTTGGTTGCACTAAAACCgatcaatattttaaaaaacatttaaaaccatATTCTAAAAATCGACATTGTAAACGAGGGTAAACATAGCTTTAAAGCTAATTATAAACTTTAACATCAAACTATCCCCCGTCTCTTTTAGCTTGCTGGACTGTGAAAAGGCATTAAAATTTAGGCAAAAGGCAAATCTCCCAATTCGTTTCTGTTATTAATCTCTGTAATTTCTGGCCAAGACCTCCATAGCTACACCCacttaaatgtcacattaaattaaaattaataaaaatgagatgtttcagtttgttagttttaaggacatCTATGTTTGTtcgctccaaaacagtgacaaacttCGCGTTTAGTAGATATAAAATCgatgtaaacatgtaaagcttgcagtttacTTCTGTCTAAaatcacatcacctcatacttcagtttctcatcaaaacttaatcaatcaaatgctctctagtgtgaCATGCCCCGCTcgcttcaagacgcttctcatttgcttttcatttgatgcggtGGAGCTATCAAacctggcagagctgtgattaaaaacaaaactctacTGGCTACTTTTTAAGAGTGGAAGAGGCTACACTACGtcccactttttttttattgtatacaagaataacatcactgcattgaagaaaaaatacaataacaaaaaataagaagAGAGATAAAAAAAGCCTCAATCATTAAGAAAAAAGATTATCAAAAGCTTTAAGAAACTTATTACTAATAAGCTCAAGAGATTCAATATTGAACAAAATTTCAGCAAGGAAAGCTTTAAATTGCCTTTAGGAACttgtttttgtatataaaaaaataacagtataacaaaaaaattaacaataagaTCAAGAGCATGATCATTACCTGAGAAACACAGAAATATATCTTTTATGGCCAAATTTAAATCGTATTTAAATAAGGTTGATGAATAAAAACAATGTTATTCCAAAGATGTTTAACGTGAGTGCAACTATAGAATAAGTGAAATAAAGTCTCTATGTATATTGCAGAAAGTACACAAATTAGATGTATCAAAATAATTAGCAATTTGGGAATTTGTAGGATGTACACAATGCAAGATCTTAAAATGTATCTCTTATTTTGATGGATATGCTGAATTTCTCAGGCATCCTCTCTTCCATTGAATGCTGTCAGAAAAATTGGTCCAGAAAGTTTACATCTTGGGGAGGTATATACAGAGTAATGTAACAATCGTCTGACATGTCTGttgtcacatttttattttttattttatttttttcaaaaaaagacACTCCATCCATAAAAAGTTTAGGCATAATTGTTTCCTTTCATTAAAGTAAAGAAACagtttaaataaatgcacataactTGGTGAAAAACTCTTTATAACACAA contains the following coding sequences:
- the dido1 gene encoding death-inducer obliterator 1 isoform X6, coding for MEESVSPELVQAPVPEPSQDPVDTSSQEPSPVSEEVKDQKEHGDISEDKVEDPDKSLKPACGFKKTWGFRRTTIAKREIPGEMAAETPESKGAPVRRSGRQAKRTDKLEEFLVTVKRGRGAGRRSCPSRIEGGDPPSQTPTDAETASEASFDGNAEAKIEEQKVASPEKKKRGKGRAKRAVKPKAGGGSVSDDDGSSENEEEAGEEVAKDTQEHVETVAFAEDAKDVEAKEEQPIDVVTKEEKDLEEGSKNDEKSLNESVNKRPTRACKDSKRDTKPKVGVKLRKEKREEEDDDDDDDDDDDESSSSSESDSDGYDPNALYCICRQKHNKRFMICCDRCEEWFHGDCVGISEARGRLMERNGEDYVCPNCYTQKGQISKAGSSTAAAENGKRPVVGPRKTETGLTAPSSNAAAAAEEKADDLGIKGRIEKATNPSGKKKIKIFQPVPAAEGSSLPKCIGPGCERDALPDSVYCGNDCILRHAAAAMKTITTDGKDSKQKEKGKSKAQKKTTNKSPQKKSSGPERRSSSNQGQEQESASGAEEDDDYEDKHAEEHPPPPAMSSWSSDHNYIAVTPEKTTAISASVLNKASAALKDKEKEDHVEAKPEKETATPDKKAPTPNVTPKGGKKSPGSKGTKTPVAASSVPKGKTSATPVSSGRELRKQPIPPAKAKKPVPPPPPVPLLSPSGPGSRHHASGALRVTKSTFTIPKKQPQAGQKESAEPGPSPTSRTPPSSLSSTQHPPPKPTPPAAPPSAPPNNQMRSNIRRSLTDILYKRVSDSDDLSMSESEVGKLAVGIEKEMFNLCMNTDNKYKNKYRSLMFNLKDPKNKGLFYRVVGGEISPFRLVRLSPEELLSKELSDWRKSESSESLDKSGRSQSGQLKSGSRQEATPLDIDMEEAPPMSDGDDSQEDTRPTSAPASTGKGNSMPDIFSSMLKDTTAEHRAHLFDLNCKICTGQKSAEDEPPSKKTKMSAPKKPEPSFKSKPEPRPSKPPADFPQVSSHSGHETTLPDSTTVMEDLSSVFPVVQAPVAAAVPAVSSVTITRRDPRTAGHRSSVPQIVPDVVPTMPANVPISVEPAVVEAKVPLPMPPPAPASLARPVVPKPTSEPPPEGETALFLSGQEMMWKGFINMHSVAKFVTKAYLVSGSFEHIKEDLPDTIHIGGRILPHTVWDYVGKLKTSLSKELSLIRFHPATEEEEVAYVSLFSYFSSRKRFGVVANGNKRIKDLYLIPLSSKDPLPSKLLPFDGPGLEPARPNLLLGLLICQKDKKRSGAPLENEEKRSKTLRDEETGLPKPSTISKSEIKQDKVHRSSLDAISTTPPGSPPPLGVADSSSSVSSVLSLLSSVKATGVSTGSNSPSSIAASAVSSTPLQTILKTLFGKKKQDSDVSLSPSDQSVADVSLPSVSMLDPIVQQFAIIKGKEVVQDDRPYDPEEEYDPAIGYDTENTHDTTKASAVQQAEVSSVVDDVAYDPEDDSLFDEVETDPGSKKLPEHQKVLEDKQMVEQKYEEPVHQHIPETLISQPITSLLANNQLLQLGKKVEEMVTKGSATPVINQRRDPRQSRDPRQTAASRRQMSDSTEMEEESFITTDKSSTQQETEISETETCTATAADTQTPELDPTEETSVEEPSEAADISIMQVTSTLDSVQPAIVDPEVSMSEEAGESKKESKCEEMPFFDTESTEVSIPLLGEKIDPELVESYMDKEPEEEHKTKDNPIESELKSFEEVWPNSASILKVDQALSTGLSVSQTDEVTSVGHPIETTATTYYNISTINTLSASAHSRMPQDVIQDNSSYMESLSSHIQHIPTTNPANIPPPMSFPPRIGPPPILGPPPIQGPPPITVPPPMHLPPPMSGPLSMQIPPMQGPPRPLGDKDHSQYPPPSSYPLFQNQWSSNSQFDAAPRVPLPPNFTPRGPPPFQPIGQRGPPPQIFDNSINSLPPQHIGLRGPPPGPPPPGPPLPNFDGQRFNGPPPPFNFSAPRGPPPPFPGPPPNHFDNRAPPPSHFSATRGPPALHNIVDHGPSSSITRGSADQFEDSGNTYRQGLEKPQILPQVSSFRGPPPNPFDGRRGPTGPTGEISGQRFPLPNQFRSSPQHRGSFEEPRGTSSQDFERHLGLAVPQFGGPRGPPLGHYDKEAVGQPIRFNYKDDTQSDVRDARDVRDARDIRDIRDARDIRDPRDIRDPRDIRDPRDIRDIRDIRDARDIRDVRDPRDVRDVRDPRDVRDVRDIRDAREVRDIRDAREVRDIRDAREVRDIRDAREVRDAREVRDGRDTREVRDGRDAREVRDVRDTREVRDAREVRDIRDARDVRDVREAREVRDVREAREVREVREAREVRDVRDAREVRDVRDVRDLKDIRDIRDIRDIRPIRGPLLPTPPEGPIPILARIGGHSPDTHRDEPWRRHSPEMRRRSCSSRDGSESHTRPSRFEGGPRDRDAPSRLSEERQRELSEDRRRDRDRESGHGGRSWAWNREHEYDRGKERDRERDRSRERDRERGHSREREREHSKERDRSRGRESDRGKESDRGKESDRGKESDRGKESDRGKESDRGKESDRGKESDRGKESDRGKESDRGKESDRGKESDRGKESDRGKESERGKESDRGKESDKYGDGDKRRDRDRDRDRERGREREDRKDHDRDRAKNRDREREKDRDRDRDSRDRRRERSRSRERDRGKERDRRDRDRERDKDRGKEKERDRRDRSRSKERKDDRKERSDSSRAKSTDSENPS